CCGTAGTCCGGAAATTAAGGATTTTGTCAAGAATTCACCTGAGGTATACGAGGTGCTTGTAAAAGCGGCAAAACATGTACATATGCGGAGAAAAAAGAGAAGAAGCTTTAACTGAGGATGAACGCTTTATTCGTAGCGGACATTCCGTCTCACTTGAATACATTGGGGAAAACGCGAGAAGTAATGAGGAAATCATTCAAGCCATAAATGAATTTGAGCAGCTTATTCATGTAATGGGGCAAAAAGGAATTGAACAAACCGTTTCCCTCGATTTATCTCATATTGGCTTAAACGGCGACCAAGACAAGCAATATGAACATCTCATTTCTCTGTCAGCTTCTGCTTTATCGTATAACATTGATATCATGATCAGCATGGAAGAGTCCTCTAAAACTGACAGTATATTAAATGTTTATGAAAAAGCAGCAAGACTCTTTCCGAATGTAGGAATTACGATACAAGCACATTTGTTTCGCACCGAGAAGGATCTCACACGCGTACTAAGGTCACCAGGTAAAATACGACTTGTCAAAGGGGCTTATAAAGAAGATGTCTCGATTGCCTTGTCCAGGTCACCCGAATTAAATGAAAGCTACATAACTTTTGCTAAAGCAATCATTGATGCGGACAAAAAGCTGTCCATTGCCACTCACGACTCGAAGCTCCTTCAAGCACTGGAAAATAGACAAATTATTTCCATCCCTTATACCGAAATTGAAATGCTTTACGGCGTGAACACAGGGGTACTGGATGAACTGAAGGAAAAAGGCTATAAAACTAAAAGATATTTAACATACGGACAGGATTGGTTTTTGTATTTCTGCCATAGGCTTGCGGAGTATCCCGAAAGTATTCTTGATGTGGCTGCTGATTTGCTCAAGCAGGACGGTGAATATGCTAGATGAAATCCTATCTATACGTTTTGCGATGGTGATCGTCGGAAGCTCGATCGTTGCTGGCGAGCTGTCCATTCAGAAGCTTCCGATTTTTTTAATCTCAGAGCTTCGTTTCCTTATTGCTTCAGCTATCCTAGTGCCGATTTGGTTGTTATATGAAGGGCGCCCTTCTTTAAAAATAAAGGATGCTTTGCTTCTGTTGTTGCAGGCACTCTGCGGCGTATTCTTATTTAACATTTTTATGCTCACAGGATTAAAATCCACATCAGCAATTGACGCCGGCATTATTAGTAGCACTGCGCCGGCAGCAGTTTGTCTGCTGGCTTTTTTTCTT
This window of the Bacillus gobiensis genome carries:
- a CDS encoding proline dehydrogenase family protein, encoding MYICGEKREEALTEDERFIRSGHSVSLEYIGENARSNEEIIQAINEFEQLIHVMGQKGIEQTVSLDLSHIGLNGDQDKQYEHLISLSASALSYNIDIMISMEESSKTDSILNVYEKAARLFPNVGITIQAHLFRTEKDLTRVLRSPGKIRLVKGAYKEDVSIALSRSPELNESYITFAKAIIDADKKLSIATHDSKLLQALENRQIISIPYTEIEMLYGVNTGVLDELKEKGYKTKRYLTYGQDWFLYFCHRLAEYPESILDVAADLLKQDGEYAR